The genomic stretch TTTCGACGGCGCACGTCGAATACGAATCGCCGAACCGCCATTACGCACACGTGGACTGCCCGGGCCACGCCGACTACGTGAAGAACATGATCACGGGTGCGGCGCAGATGGACGGCGCGATCCTGGTGTGCTCGGCCGCTGACGGCCCGATGCCGCAGACGCGCGAACACATCCTGCTGTCGCGCCA from Dyella terrae encodes the following:
- a CDS encoding GTP-binding protein — encoded protein: GKFERTKPHVNVGTIGHVDHGKTTLTAALTKVGAERFGGEFKAYDAIDAAPEEKARGITISTAHVEYESPNRHYAHVDCPGHADYVKNMITGAAQMDGAILVCSAADGPMPQTREHILLSR